The genomic interval CCGTACTCGGGCACGGGCGCGGTGTCGAGGGGCAGCGGGACGGGGTCCTGCCAGGCGGGCTGGGCCATCAGCGGCCGGTCGCCGCGGTGGCGGCCGTGGCCTCGGAGAGCGACTGGGCGAAGGCGAGGGTCTGGCGCACGGCGTCGGGGCCGTCACCGGCCTCGCTGACCCGCAGGCTCAGGTCGTCGGCGGTGGAGCTGCCGGTGTAGCCGTGGTCGGCCTCGCAGTTGGCGTCGCCGCAGGCGGCGGGTTCCAGGTCGATCCGGGAGACCGCGCCCCAGCCGATGGTGAGGACGACCTCGCGGGGCAAGGTGCCCGGGACGTACTTCTCCGGGTTGGCCACGACGCGGCTGACCACGACGGAGGAGATCCGCCCCACCTTCACCGACTCGGTGGAGGTGGTGGCGTACGGCGTCGGGGAGCTGGTGTCCGCGGCCTGCTCGTCGGTGTGGCTGACGATGAAC from Streptomyces sp. CA-278952 carries:
- a CDS encoding DUF5998 family protein, producing the protein MAKTGTTTQGLRAAIERSGYYPALVAEAVEAAVGGEPVASYLVHQETTFDSNEVRRHATVLVLTEHRFIVSHTDEQAADTSSPTPYATTSTESVKVGRISSVVVSRVVANPEKYVPGTLPREVVLTIGWGAVSRIDLEPAACGDANCEADHGYTGSSTADDLSLRVSEAGDGPDAVRQTLAFAQSLSEATAATAATGR